The Ischnura elegans chromosome 1, ioIscEleg1.1, whole genome shotgun sequence genome contains a region encoding:
- the LOC124154968 gene encoding uncharacterized protein LOC124154968: MRSRGFKEIICVAHYAKGYDSHFIIKAMVEKMNWQPKIISTGAKLISVEYEGVKFIDSLNFLPMPLSKLPQTLGLDSSLAKGYFPHLFNKNANSRYEGSMPPPADYGVEQMTRKDAEIFLSWHREMTESNYVFKMDEEIVKYCVQDVNILRIACTKFRQDFLSLNETDPFREALTIASACMCVFKKKYLKANEIAIIPPRGYRWADIQSQKAIKWLLSEERSRGQVIQHAANGREVRREGKKVDGYLQTPDSKIIFEFNGCFYHGCPNCFPNRHELIHKNSQETMQSRFETTERKLDFFTQRGYRVIQKWECEFDREVERDSELHEYLREHPLCEKSPLNPRDAFYGGRTNAIKLYHRANESEGEEIKYIDICSLYPYVNKYKAYPLGHPVIYVGEDCPPLEEIEGLVRCDVLPPTDLYLPVLPMKANGKLFFPLCRKCALVENQGACCHTQEERKLMGTWVTNEVKKAVSLGYKVLKIHEAWHYDDITEYSRETREGGLFSGYINNFLKVKQEASGWPSWCNSEDEKERYLKLFLEREGVCLEKKNVEFNAGKRSLAKLMLNSFWGKFGQRENLAQTSVVKKLDELYTMLSSPTVEVHRTVEINDEMLYVHWEEAADAVSATPSGNIVLACYTTAHARLELYKYLEHLNRRTIYHDTDSCIYTQKPGEWAPPIGDYLGDMTDEIAPLGEGCFISEFVSGGPKNYAYVVRSKCSPTFEKKVCKVRGITINVSNDQNVCFDALKKMVLEDAPGRRLTYNHRIYRLKNHDIATRTETKLFRVVYTKRKRTEDFCTLPYGFKRRRGD; the protein is encoded by the coding sequence ATGAGGAGTAGGGGTTTTAAGGAGATAATTTGCGTGGCACATTACGCCAAAGGTTACGACAGCCACTTCATCATAAAGGCAATGGTGGAGAAAATGAACTGGCAGCCGAAGATAATTTCTACAGGGGCCAAATTGATATCTGTGGAATATGAGGGGGTTAAATTCATCGACTCGCTCAATTTTCTTCCGATGCCTTTGTCAAAACTTCCGCAGACGCTGGGACTGGATAGCTCCCTAGCGAAAGGATACTTCCCGCATCTGTTTAACAAGAATGCTAATAGTAGATACGAGGGATCTATGCCGCCACCTGCTGACTACGGTGTGGAACAGATGACGAGGAAGGATGCAGAAATTTTTCTAAGTTGGCACAGAGAGATGACGGAAAGCAATTACGTGTTCAAAATGGACGAGGAGATCGTGAAGTATTGTGTGCAAGACGTGAATATTCTTCGTATAGCCTGTACAAAATTCAGGCAGGATTTTCTGAGCCTAAACGAGACGGATCCCTTCAGAGAGGCGCTGACCATTGCCAGCGCTTGTATGTgcgtttttaagaaaaaatacttgaaagctAATGAGATAGCCATTATACCTCCAAGAGGATACAGATGGGCAGACATTCAATCCCAAAAGGCCATTAAGTGGCTTTTGTCTGAGGAGCGAAGTCGCGGTCAAGTGATACAGCACGCTGCAAATGGAAGAGAAGTGAGAAGGGAGGGGAAGAAGGTTGACGGGTACTTGCAAACCCCTGATTCGAAGATAATTTTCGAATTTAACGGGTGCTTTTACCACGGCTGCCCCAACTGCTTTCCAAATAGACATGAGCTCATTCATAAAAACTCTCAAGAAACCATGCAGTCGAGGTTCGAGACGACTGagagaaaattggatttttttacccaaaGGGGCTACAGGGTAATCCAAAAGTGGGAATGCGAGTTCGATAGGGAGGTAGAGAGAGACAGCGAGTTGCATGAGTACTTGAGGGAGCATCCGTTGTGCGAAAAAAGTCCTCTAAACCCCCGGGACGCTTTCTACGGAGGGCGGACAAACGCGATAAAACTCTATCATCGGGCCAATGAGTCGGAGggggaagaaataaaatacatagacaTCTGCTCACTATATCCTTATGTGAATAAGTACAAGGCATATCCTCTAGGGCATCCAGTGATATACGTGGGCGAAGATTGTCCTCCCCTCGAAGAGATTGAAGGATTGGTGCGCTGTGATGTTCTTCCCCCTACCGACCTCTACTTGCCAGTATTGCCAATGAAGGCcaatggaaaattattctttccgCTTTGCCGTAAATGTGCGCTAGTTGAAAATCAGGGGGCATGCTGTCACACGCAAGAAGAAAGAAAGCTAATGGGGACATGGGTTACCAACGAGGTAAAAAAGGCGGTGTCTCTGGGATATAAGGTGCTGAAGATACATGAAGCTTGGCACTATGATGATATTACAGAGTATTccagggaaacgagggagggaggTCTTTTTTCGGGCTacataaataactttttgaaaGTTAAGCAAGAGGCTAGTGGGTGGCCTAGTTGGTGCAATTCCGAGGATGAGAAAGAgagatacttaaaattatttctcgaGAGAGAGGGTGTGTGTCTGGAGAAGAAGAATGTGGAGTTCAACGCTGGAAAACGATCTTTAGCAAAACTCATGCTCAACAGTTTCTGGGGCAAGTTTGGGCAGCGTGAGAACCTGGCTCAGACAAGTGTAGTAAAAAAATTGGACGAGTTATACACAATGCTATCGAGTCCCACGGTCGAAGTGCATCGGACAGtggaaataaatgatgaaatgttaTATGTGCACTGGGAAGAGGCCGCCGATGCAGTTAGCGCCACACCTAGCGGTAATATTGTATTGGCGTGCTACACAACTGCTCATGCTAGGCTCGAGCTGTACAAGTATCTTGAGCATCTGAATAGACGCACGATTTATCACGACACAGACAGCTGCATCTACACACAAAAACCCGGGGAATGGGCACCGCCGATTGGCGACTATTTGGGTGATATGACTGACGAGATCGCACCCCTGGGAGAAGGGTGTTTCATCTCTGAATTTGTGTCTGGTGGACCAAAGAACTATGCATATGTGGTGCGCTCGAAATGTTCTCCAACTTTCGAGAAAAAAGTCTGCAAAGTGAGAGGCATCACTATAAACGTATCAAACGACCAAAATGTGTGCTTTGATGCGCTGAAAAAGATGGTTCTTGAAGATGCTCCGGGGCGGAGATTAACATACAACCACCGTATCTATCGCCTGAAGAACCATGACATTGCGACGAGGACTGAGACGAAGCTGTTCCGAGTTGTCTACACAAAGAGGAAAAGGACCGAAGATTTTTGTACGCTTCCTTATGGGTTTaaacgaagaagaggagattga
- the LOC124163731 gene encoding uncharacterized protein LOC124163731 — translation MDDKYEKITPEEIEREIQAANLYSWEDDDHSDYDDPPSSIKNGFRCSTPVTAKREFPDGFWSPNGEVFAAVGNTEEISSTAETVIIDAATHDDDDDTEAEIQDSLLLSFELSEPLSSDYCTCAICDSCAKNIARAVGSSDHTVRKISNCRECECVTCKTCLNVAFHEVVSNYRDILQCREEVTLEPGFYLNI, via the exons ATGGACGACAAGTATGAGAAAATCACTCCTGAGGAAATTGAACGAGAG ATTCAAGCTGCCAACCTTTATAGCTGGGAAGATGACGATCACTCAGATTATGACGATCCACCATCCTCTATCAAGAACGGCTTTCGATGCTCTACACCCGTTACAGCAAAAAGAGAGTTTCCGGATGGCTTCTGGTCGCCGAATGGCGAGGTATTTGCGGCTGTAGGGAATACAGAGGAGATCAGCAGCACGGCGGAAACCGTAATCATCGACGCTGCAacgcatgatgatgatgatgatacagagGCCGAAATCCAAGACAGTCTGTTGCTTTCATTTGAACTATCAGAACCACTTTCCAGTGATTACTGTACGTGTGCCATTTGTGATAGCTGTGCCAAGAATATTGCGCGTGCTGTTGGTTCAAGTGACCATACCGTAAGAAAAATCTCAAATTGCCGCGAGTGTGAGTGTGTGACATGCAAAACATGCCTTAACGTGGCTTTTCACGAAGTAGTTTCAAACTACAGAGACATTTTACAGTGCAGAGAAGAAGTGACTCTAGAAccaggattttatttaaatatttaa